In Ischnura elegans chromosome 6, ioIscEleg1.1, whole genome shotgun sequence, one genomic interval encodes:
- the LOC124160400 gene encoding trichohyalin-like: MAGKTKKFPELKSAELQQVLRERNLLVGGTKPELQQRLLHTLEEEGIDISTYEFSVDSEEPMVIEMQALFRPFREEQEKRDREREEKGGSKEKEAEERNRKLLEELAGELREEQARRDTEMWEQFREEQQKRDREREEKEGRKEKEAEDRNRKFLEEIAGELRRTQERYATFEHRYDERLAKIEGALVEIYEGVANKINGVGARLEVSEVKVRKLEASYVNLHENMEERLKKIEEELGQQSATKAAGLDKEAAQCIVREESTRPSVTTASAGMIQLKVPTFDGRHASRPMKYLQELCEYQEVYRLPDQMMLQVIRQGMVGRAEEWFAATRHLYEDLNAFKAIFTEQFWGEERQLLIKRSFDTGRYKENGGLTRVEYATAKISMARELTPPMEDEMILLILKKHFGVEVGVGMISHNINTIPQFLTLLARYDNIPKEDRYSEVTGHRRWEGQCQRPHEERTRRTSENTSQHNQHHGWDWKRSQPRECQASRQRREGRRDDYFRGEGYVHRPGERSADQRREQNNMAEARPLNFMLAEGSNAAGKLEQGNY; encoded by the coding sequence atggCGGGCAAAACGAAGAAATTTCCGGAGCTGAAGTCGGCAGAGCTACAGCAAGTATTGCGAGAGAGGAACTTGTTAGTAGGGGGAACCAAGCCAGAATTGCAGCAGCGATTATTACACACGCTAGAAGAAGAGGGAATAGATATAAGTACGTATGAGTTTAGCGTCGATAGTGAGGAACCGATGGTAATTGAGATGCAAGCGCTATTTAGGCCATTTAGGGAAGAACAGGAGAAAAGAGatagggaaagagaagaaaaaggagGGAGTAAGGAAAAAGAAGCAGAGGAAAGAAACAGGAAGCTTTTGGAAGAATTAGCAGGAGAGCTGAGGGAAGAGCAAGCTAGAAGAGATACAGAAATGTGGGAGCAATTTAGGGAAGAACAACAGAAAAGAGatagggaaagagaagaaaaagaagggagaaaggaaaaagaagcaGAGGATAGGAACAGGAAGTTTTTGGAAGAAATAGCAGGAGAGCTGAGGCGGACGCAGGAACGTTATGCAACATTCGAACATCGCTATGATGAGAGGCTTGCCAAAATAGAAGGGGCGCTGGTAGAGATATACGAAGGTGTCGCGAATAAAATTAACGGGGTAGGAGCGAGGCTGGAGGTGAGCGAGGTCAAGGTCCGAAAGTTAGAAGCGAGTTACGTGAATTTACATGAGAACATGGAGGAAAGGCTCAAGAAGATAGAGGAGGAGCTAGGACAACAATCCGCCACAAAAGCAGCTGGGCTAGATAAAGAAGCAGCCCAATGCATCGTGCGTGAGGAAAGCACAAGACCCAGCGTCACAACGGCATCCGCGGGAATGATACAGTTAAAGGTCCCGACGTTTGACGGGAGGCATGCATCAAGGCCCATGAAATACCTACAGGAGCTGTGCGAATACCAGGAGGTATACCGGTTGCCCGACCAGATGATGCTCCAGGTCATCAGACAAGGAATGGTTGGGAGAGCGGAAGAGTGGTTCGCCGCGACGCGACACCTGTATGAGGATTTGAACGCTTTCAAAGCCATTTTTACGGAGCAGTTTTGGGGAGAGGAACGACAACTCCTAATAAAACGGAGTTTCGACACAGGAAGATACAAGGAGAACGGAGGGCTCACGCGAGTAGAATACGCGACGGCCAAAATTAGCATGGCGAGGGAGTTGACGCCGCCAATGGAGGACGAAATGATCCTTCTGATTCTTAAAAAACACTTTGGCGTGGAAGTAGGCGTCGGCATGATCTCGCATAACATAAATACAATACCGCAATTCTTGACGTTATTGGCCCGCTATGATAACATACCGAAAGAAGACAGATACTCCGAGGTGACCGGACACCGAAGGTGGGAAGGTCAATGCCAAAGGCCCCATGAGGAACGTACGAGGAGGACATCGGAAAACACATCCCAACACAACCAGCACCACGGATGGGACTGGAAGAGATCACAACCACGGGAGTGTCAAGCGTCGAGACAGCGGAGAGAGGGACGGCGAGACGATTACTTTCGCGGCGAGGGATACGttcaccggccgggcgagagatcagctgatcaacGACGAGAACAAAATAATATGGCGGAGGCACGCCCTCTCAATTTCATGTTGGCGGAAGGAAGCAACGCCGCAGGGAAGCTAGAGCAGGGAAACTATTAG